The following proteins come from a genomic window of Schistocerca gregaria isolate iqSchGreg1 chromosome X, iqSchGreg1.2, whole genome shotgun sequence:
- the LOC126298547 gene encoding protein BTG2-like, giving the protein MRVEIHSAANFLVHLLRLNHNGLSETQLEMFKASLTEVLRMRYKEHWFPEKPSRGSGYRCIRINGKMDPVVAQAGKAVGLPPAYLHSLFPSELTMWIDPAEVSYRIGENGSICVLYEETAPTTSEEYALERPLTKCDVPACSTGSGNNGGGSGSSASCKESLMFLDPRGVQHLAAYVSS; this is encoded by the coding sequence ATGCGGGTAGAAATCCATTCTGCGGCAAATTTCCTGGTCCATCTGCTGAGGCTGAATCATAATGGTCTCAGCGAAACTCAGCTGGAGATGTTCAAAGCATCGCTTACAGAAGTTCTGCGTATGCGATACAAGGAGCATTGGTTCCCCGAAAAACCATCTCGTGGATCTGGTTACCGTTGCATACGTATCAACGGCAAGATGGACCCAGTGGTAGCGCAAGCTGGGAAAGCTGTAGGACTGCCGCCTGCGTACCTGCACAGTCTGTTTCCTTCGGAGTTAACGATGTGGATAGATCCAGCTGAAGTGTCCTATAGGATCGGAGAGAACGGTTCCATCTGTGTTCTGTACGAAGAGACAGCACCAACGACGTCGGAGGAATACGCACTGGAAAGGCCCCTGACGAAGTGCGATGTTCCTGCGTGCAGTACGGGCAGCGGCAACAATGGTGGCGGTAGCGGCAGCAGCGCGTCCTGCAAAGAGAGCTTGATGTTCCTAGACCCACGGGGAGTGCAGCATCTGGCGGCGTACGTCTCCAGCTGA